From a single Gimesia fumaroli genomic region:
- a CDS encoding DUF1559 domain-containing protein yields MKRNSFRRSGFTLIELLVVIAIIAILIALLLPAVQQAREAARRSQCKNNLKQIGLALHNYHGSHRTFPSGIIRLGSKPDWNNLLGWGTMILPYLDQGPLYNKINVNQAWMTGGGSASNLNEPAAKTGLPAFVCPSDAGKLINKDSWKVVDPNTSSTKTEGVGKSNYLGLRGSRRLSDFGGGTTARMRQGILGTWNKSVLIKDISDGTSTTLMVGERHTKGSKVGGIWIGGFSNGSNNVDTFSTCGEIRNTANNSATPSTNFLINGPHNRAYSSMHVGGCHFLYADGHAGFISENIDSDTLIDMCTFDRDEVVSEI; encoded by the coding sequence ATGAAACGAAATTCTTTTCGAAGATCAGGTTTTACCCTGATCGAGCTACTTGTGGTCATTGCGATCATTGCCATTCTGATTGCATTATTACTGCCGGCGGTGCAACAGGCACGAGAGGCAGCACGACGTTCCCAGTGTAAGAATAATCTGAAACAGATTGGACTGGCTCTGCATAATTACCATGGTTCCCATCGTACTTTTCCTTCCGGTATTATCCGTTTAGGTTCTAAACCCGACTGGAACAATCTGTTAGGCTGGGGCACGATGATCCTGCCTTACCTGGATCAGGGGCCGCTTTACAATAAAATCAATGTCAATCAGGCATGGATGACAGGAGGCGGCTCTGCCAGTAATCTCAATGAGCCGGCTGCCAAAACCGGACTGCCCGCTTTTGTCTGTCCCTCTGATGCAGGTAAATTAATTAATAAGGACAGCTGGAAGGTTGTCGATCCCAATACTTCTTCCACGAAAACAGAGGGGGTTGGTAAATCGAATTACCTGGGACTGCGTGGCTCCCGCCGTCTGTCCGATTTTGGTGGAGGAACAACCGCCCGCATGAGACAAGGAATTTTGGGCACTTGGAATAAGAGCGTATTAATCAAAGATATCAGCGACGGTACCAGCACGACATTGATGGTAGGGGAGCGGCATACAAAAGGCAGCAAAGTGGGTGGAATCTGGATTGGTGGATTCAGCAACGGCAGTAATAATGTCGATACCTTTTCGACCTGTGGTGAGATTCGGAATACAGCAAATAACTCTGCGACACCTTCAACCAACTTTTTAATTAATGGCCCGCATAACAGAGCCTATTCCAGTATGCATGTGGGCGGTTGTCACTTTCTATACGCAGATGGGCACGCCGGATTTATCAGCGAAAACATTGACTCCGACACTCTGATCGATATGTGCACCTTCGATCGAGATGAAGTCGTCAGCGAGATCTAG
- a CDS encoding DUF1559 domain-containing protein, with amino-acid sequence MQQSPPGNRIRGFTLIELLVVIAIIAILIALLLPAVQQAREAARRSQCKNNLKQFGLAMHNYSETYRMLPCLKGGAGGDVTGAGLVDTGTGNRSWMSGIVFLLPFLDQANLWNEISSLPSQGGRPNSAATFPQPHLDIMLCPSSPVPPRAEGGLAPRSYCLSVGDTINDNISSKNPRGPFGWLSDTRMRDFVDGTSNTILMAERELGGTGSYLGRVAANISNLDTNPSACLATVTGNSYNVTMDSHRMGQRWAIGYPFYSGITTVLAPNSPSCSSSGHQGWGIYSASSLHTGGCHVLMGDGAVRFVSENIDTGNTSAAQATTGKSPYGVWGALGSMMGGETIGEF; translated from the coding sequence ATGCAACAGTCACCACCAGGAAACCGGATTCGTGGTTTCACGCTCATTGAGTTACTCGTTGTGATTGCCATTATCGCGATCTTAATTGCCTTGCTGCTGCCCGCCGTCCAGCAGGCGCGCGAAGCGGCCCGTCGCTCACAATGTAAGAATAATTTGAAACAGTTTGGTCTGGCAATGCATAATTATTCAGAGACCTATCGCATGTTGCCTTGCCTGAAAGGAGGCGCGGGGGGCGATGTCACGGGAGCCGGCCTGGTAGATACCGGGACCGGCAATCGCAGCTGGATGAGTGGGATTGTTTTCCTGTTGCCTTTCCTTGACCAGGCAAATCTCTGGAACGAAATTTCTTCTCTGCCCAGTCAGGGCGGCCGCCCCAATAGTGCGGCTACGTTTCCACAACCGCATCTGGACATCATGCTCTGCCCTTCTTCCCCCGTTCCTCCACGTGCAGAAGGGGGACTGGCGCCACGCAGCTACTGCCTGAGTGTGGGAGACACCATTAACGATAACATTTCCTCGAAGAATCCACGTGGACCTTTTGGTTGGTTGTCCGATACTCGCATGCGCGACTTTGTGGACGGAACCAGTAATACGATTCTGATGGCAGAACGGGAACTGGGAGGAACCGGTTCCTATCTGGGGCGTGTCGCAGCTAATATCTCCAACCTGGATACAAACCCGTCTGCCTGTCTGGCAACGGTAACAGGGAATTCCTACAACGTCACGATGGACAGCCACCGTATGGGGCAACGCTGGGCCATTGGCTACCCGTTCTACTCTGGTATCACAACTGTTCTGGCCCCCAACAGTCCATCCTGTTCTTCCAGTGGCCATCAGGGATGGGGCATCTACTCTGCCAGCAGTCTGCATACAGGCGGTTGTCACGTATTGATGGGGGATGGTGCGGTCCGGTTCGTTAGCGAAAATATCGATACCGGCAATACGAGCGCCGCTCAGGCTACGACTGGCAAGAGCCCTTATGGTGTCTGGGGGGCATTGGGCAGCATGATGGGGGGTGAAACCATCGGCGAATTTTAG
- a CDS encoding FecR domain-containing protein, whose protein sequence is MIRELSAQWEDPLPKLVALYFDNQLDEAKLSLLQDRLKSDPEARIFFAQFSVLQAQLEWVYTDSPDSQEPTHLAASIQVSNRNWSQILYALTCVCLVLGGLLFVHLTSPVAHVIPLQDSHWKSGPITQEEPLLSGSYRHLLRGEIEIRFGSGSIVHVKAPALFTTSGSNEISLEEGMLVADIPEAGHGFTVETHAGRIIDLGTSFSVNVGAEQNTDVKVYRGKVQVGSGTTDGSTHEIRANEAVRIDSVTRKIQTQNYSSSDFIPLISRDYPVLSFSESVVFQEHLPAAIARGTFQVLERDETVFLFPEKRDVQLDSDLKVSISQPGSYWSYDQIEKESDLISRGMKVDCYRVYYDPASNQDDMMPVAGEIVFKQPVLGIITTNQMLEASDEYLNPMFHQFPGQKIKHQEIETRLSKDGTRQDVIVLSPDRKKLSFQLFTGTTYVDEFRVLVASP, encoded by the coding sequence ATGATCAGAGAACTTTCAGCTCAATGGGAAGACCCGCTCCCGAAACTGGTGGCGCTCTATTTTGACAACCAGTTGGATGAAGCAAAGCTCAGTCTGCTTCAGGATCGTTTGAAATCAGATCCGGAAGCCAGAATTTTCTTTGCCCAGTTTTCGGTGTTACAAGCGCAGTTAGAATGGGTTTATACAGACAGTCCTGACTCACAGGAACCGACACATCTGGCAGCATCGATCCAGGTTTCCAACCGAAACTGGAGTCAGATTCTTTATGCCCTCACTTGTGTCTGTCTCGTATTGGGGGGGCTGTTGTTTGTACATCTGACATCACCCGTTGCGCACGTCATTCCTTTGCAGGACAGTCATTGGAAATCCGGTCCCATCACTCAGGAAGAGCCTTTATTGTCTGGTTCGTATCGGCATCTGCTCCGGGGCGAAATCGAAATCCGCTTTGGGTCAGGCTCCATCGTTCATGTGAAAGCGCCCGCTCTGTTTACTACCAGCGGATCGAACGAGATTTCTCTTGAAGAGGGAATGTTAGTTGCCGACATCCCCGAAGCGGGACACGGTTTTACGGTGGAGACCCATGCCGGCCGAATCATTGATCTGGGCACCTCGTTTTCAGTCAATGTTGGTGCAGAGCAAAATACCGACGTGAAAGTCTATCGTGGGAAGGTGCAGGTCGGCAGCGGCACGACCGATGGATCAACGCATGAAATTCGGGCAAATGAAGCAGTAAGGATTGATTCGGTCACCAGAAAAATACAAACACAAAACTATTCCAGCAGCGATTTTATTCCCCTGATCTCACGAGATTATCCAGTTCTCAGCTTTTCGGAATCGGTCGTCTTTCAGGAACACCTGCCAGCTGCGATTGCCCGGGGCACGTTTCAGGTACTGGAACGAGATGAAACCGTATTTCTGTTTCCGGAAAAACGCGATGTGCAACTGGATTCTGATCTCAAGGTCTCGATCTCTCAACCCGGCAGCTATTGGTCTTACGACCAGATCGAAAAAGAATCGGACCTCATTTCGCGTGGCATGAAAGTGGATTGCTACCGTGTGTACTATGATCCCGCCAGTAACCAGGACGACATGATGCCGGTCGCCGGCGAAATCGTTTTCAAGCAACCCGTACTAGGCATTATCACGACGAATCAAATGTTGGAAGCATCGGATGAGTATCTGAATCCAATGTTTCATCAATTTCCAGGCCAGAAGATTAAGCATCAGGAAATCGAAACCAGGCTCTCCAAGGACGGAACCAGACAGGATGTCATTGTACTTTCACCAGATCGAAAAAAACTGTCTTTTCAGTTGTTCACGGGGACGACTTATGTTGACGAATTTCGAGTGCTGGTAGCGTCCCCTTGA
- a CDS encoding sigma-70 family RNA polymerase sigma factor, which translates to MNEVVVNNVFFQQLLQHQGPLHAYVLSLIGNTTDARDLLQDINQCLLEKRDSFTPGTNFLAWSRKVAFYKIQSYWRDKKRSRLLFDDELLDSMSETIESMPDLFNDQIEALRSCITLLPDDKQTMMKQRYGQFMPLKNIASYWGKSEKAIGVMLLRIRLRLQDCIQKTIAARSRI; encoded by the coding sequence ATGAACGAAGTCGTTGTTAACAACGTGTTTTTTCAGCAACTGTTGCAGCACCAGGGGCCACTTCATGCGTATGTCCTTTCTCTGATTGGAAATACGACGGATGCACGTGATTTGCTGCAGGATATCAACCAATGTCTGCTGGAAAAGCGAGATAGTTTTACTCCCGGTACCAATTTCCTTGCCTGGTCACGTAAGGTCGCATTTTACAAAATTCAATCGTACTGGCGTGATAAAAAGCGAAGCCGGCTGTTGTTCGATGATGAGTTGCTCGACAGCATGTCTGAAACAATTGAGAGCATGCCCGATCTTTTCAATGATCAGATCGAAGCCTTGCGTTCCTGTATTACGTTACTGCCTGATGACAAACAGACCATGATGAAGCAGCGATATGGCCAATTCATGCCCCTCAAAAATATAGCCAGCTATTGGGGAAAGTCAGAAAAAGCGATTGGTGTGATGTTGTTGAGGATCAGGCTGCGACTTCAGGATTGCATCCAAAAAACAATCGCAGCAAGGTCTCGCATCTGA
- a CDS encoding class I SAM-dependent methyltransferase has protein sequence MGNSKQYVIRGGIEGRERLRILARVMHESTGTLLNRLELTDGQTCLDVGCGGGDVTRELASRVAPAGKAVGTDIDATKLEIAREESREASINNIEFRLSDLCEALGAPEFDVVYSRFLLTHLSDPVGAVKSFLRQLRPGGILALEDIDISGSFAWPESPAFQRFYNLFCAVVRNRGGDPNMGQRLPLLMKECGLEAIQVSVVQPTGLTGDVKRLNGLTMENIADAVLADELATTEEITQIVRELNDYADDERTLTGVPRVVQVWGRLPFA, from the coding sequence ATGGGCAATTCGAAACAGTATGTGATTCGAGGCGGGATCGAAGGCCGGGAGCGATTGCGAATTTTGGCTCGCGTAATGCATGAAAGTACGGGAACGCTGCTCAATCGTCTGGAACTGACGGACGGACAGACATGCCTGGACGTCGGTTGTGGCGGCGGTGATGTCACCCGAGAGCTTGCCAGCCGCGTCGCACCAGCGGGCAAAGCGGTGGGAACGGATATCGATGCCACGAAACTCGAGATCGCCCGCGAGGAATCCCGGGAAGCATCCATCAACAATATCGAGTTTCGTTTGTCAGACCTTTGTGAAGCACTGGGGGCTCCTGAATTTGACGTTGTCTATTCGCGATTTCTGCTAACCCACCTCAGTGACCCGGTCGGTGCGGTTAAATCGTTCTTACGCCAACTGCGTCCCGGCGGCATTCTCGCTCTGGAAGATATCGACATCAGTGGTTCGTTTGCCTGGCCGGAATCGCCGGCCTTCCAAAGATTTTATAACCTCTTCTGCGCAGTGGTGCGAAACAGAGGAGGCGACCCGAATATGGGACAACGCCTGCCACTGCTGATGAAAGAATGCGGCCTGGAAGCAATCCAGGTCTCGGTCGTTCAACCAACCGGACTGACCGGCGACGTGAAGCGGCTCAATGGCCTGACGATGGAAAACATCGCTGACGCTGTCCTGGCAGATGAGCTTGCGACGACTGAAGAAATCACTCAGATTGTCAGAGAGCTTAACGACTACGCCGACGACGAACGAACCCTGACAGGAGTCCCCCGCGTCGTACAAGTCTGGGGACGATTACCCTTCGCTTGA
- a CDS encoding HAD family hydrolase: MIQSVIFDLYGTLIHLERDTKPFLHLAQRNRGINTRKAIRLAMTTDCFTLDQFTEMISLDQQEDLTTLLKQLQEDLESAVLFSDTISTLEALKIRNIQTAVISNLATPYKYPFFKHHLGQFFDVIVFSCDCGLIKPDPEIYQITLNMLKALPQQTLMVGDSLKSDVEGPARLGIQGYQLVRSRKTNLAPTEISSLDAILEKV, from the coding sequence ATGATTCAATCGGTCATTTTTGATTTGTATGGAACACTCATTCATTTGGAGCGGGATACCAAACCATTTCTTCATTTGGCCCAAAGAAACAGGGGGATCAATACTCGCAAGGCCATTAGGCTGGCTATGACCACTGACTGTTTTACGCTGGATCAATTCACAGAGATGATAAGCCTGGACCAGCAGGAAGATTTGACCACGCTGTTAAAACAACTGCAGGAAGATTTGGAATCAGCTGTTTTGTTTTCAGATACGATCTCGACACTGGAGGCTTTGAAGATACGCAATATTCAGACGGCTGTCATTTCTAATCTTGCCACGCCTTATAAATACCCCTTCTTCAAACATCATCTGGGACAGTTTTTTGACGTGATTGTTTTTTCCTGCGACTGTGGTTTGATTAAACCAGATCCCGAGATCTATCAGATCACACTAAACATGCTAAAAGCTTTGCCACAACAAACGTTGATGGTCGGGGACAGTCTGAAATCAGATGTAGAAGGTCCGGCCCGATTAGGAATTCAGGGCTATCAACTGGTTCGCTCCAGAAAAACGAATTTGGCTCCAACAGAAATTTCTTCTTTGGATGCAATTTTGGAAAAGGTATGA